One segment of Paenibacillus sp. FSL R7-0337 DNA contains the following:
- a CDS encoding transcriptional regulator, giving the protein MKPLTTIRSHLEAYLYSQQLSINQFSIQSGINSGTLSRILSGQQPIAMNHLKLITRGMELPEDHFYSMYVDECFLYSAPTWRRLRPFILNSAEQGRLDCIELVAKNLLDNLTYAPMLFEVAEDLFQEHHWQAAAVLYKNISASEKYQHSERLALCQYRLFRITLGDSQTLNLQAALLFECYLERLEVPDQLDGLKHLMHVYYSLHKWDKVDALAQEMHRLAMLSYHHLHRSQRRDRQDKCPEKPVFFYALYSHLMRASVCEEFRDYESALKYVALYMDRSWIREKGEETRHILDQFQEWGTANTLLYRMMSGDYEVLPEYVAYIAPHASEIFVALYHIMISANRFSWNVDEVLEQFPSYIPYRTNLKDFGELHNQQILADQYSTFLAELANYYLRNHRLEGMGFLLQSLESSAKIKSDSIIIKCVNLFEQFRHQATEEQTEQYRLLIGEVQESNDKKNDYASSFV; this is encoded by the coding sequence TTGAAGCCCCTCACAACGATTCGCAGTCATCTTGAGGCTTATCTCTATTCCCAGCAGTTGTCCATCAACCAGTTCTCCATTCAGTCCGGCATTAATTCCGGCACCTTAAGCCGTATCCTTAGCGGCCAGCAGCCGATTGCCATGAATCATCTGAAATTGATTACCCGGGGCATGGAACTGCCCGAGGATCATTTCTATAGCATGTATGTCGATGAGTGCTTCTTATATTCGGCACCAACCTGGCGGCGGCTGCGCCCTTTTATCCTTAATTCAGCAGAGCAGGGGCGGCTGGACTGTATTGAGCTTGTAGCCAAAAATCTGCTGGACAACCTAACCTACGCTCCGATGCTTTTTGAAGTGGCCGAGGACCTGTTCCAGGAGCATCACTGGCAGGCGGCGGCCGTGCTCTACAAGAATATCAGCGCAAGCGAGAAGTATCAGCATTCGGAGCGGCTGGCCCTCTGCCAGTACCGTTTGTTCCGCATCACCCTCGGAGACAGCCAGACACTCAACCTCCAGGCTGCTCTTTTATTCGAATGTTATCTTGAACGGCTTGAGGTGCCGGATCAGCTCGACGGGCTGAAGCATCTGATGCATGTCTATTACTCGCTGCACAAGTGGGACAAGGTGGACGCGCTGGCCCAGGAGATGCACCGTCTTGCCATGCTCAGCTACCACCATCTGCACCGGTCGCAGCGCAGGGACCGCCAGGATAAATGTCCTGAGAAGCCGGTTTTCTTCTATGCGCTGTATTCGCATCTGATGCGGGCAAGTGTGTGCGAAGAATTCCGGGACTATGAATCGGCGCTGAAATACGTAGCTCTATATATGGATAGGAGCTGGATACGCGAAAAAGGGGAAGAAACCCGGCACATTCTGGACCAATTCCAGGAGTGGGGCACGGCCAATACCCTTCTCTACCGGATGATGTCCGGCGACTATGAAGTGTTGCCTGAATATGTGGCCTATATTGCTCCGCATGCCAGTGAGATCTTTGTAGCCCTGTACCATATTATGATCTCAGCCAACCGTTTCTCCTGGAATGTCGATGAGGTGCTTGAACAGTTCCCTTCCTATATTCCTTACCGGACCAACCTGAAGGACTTCGGGGAGCTTCACAACCAGCAGATCCTGGCTGACCAGTACTCTACCTTTCTCGCGGAATTAGCCAACTATTATTTACGCAATCACCGCCTGGAAGGAATGGGCTTCCTGCTCCAAAGTCTGGAATCCTCTGCTAAAATAAAGAGTGATAGCATAATCATTAAATGTGTGAATCTGTTTGAACAATTCCGGCATCAAGCCACTGAGGAACAGACAGAACAATACAGACTTCTGATTGGAGAGGTGCAAGAATCCAATGATAAGAAAAATGATTATGCTTCTAGTTTCGTGTAG
- a CDS encoding stalk domain-containing protein gives MDKTAAFSGWNKSFSVKLGQSTGVLDGKKVSLGGTPYMADKQLYVPVKFVVAALEAGPVRWDAAMNTIRANGLHMYRGYSEVFDGGVYSQSLDSGELYLTTVQNIKHKLAVLGRGLDVVDFTFERTPAGLTLLQVVNSYGEPHVHAEYYTYLVKNNNVIRQGIRISTPPSAQPRSGRTAS, from the coding sequence TTGGACAAAACTGCTGCCTTCAGCGGGTGGAACAAAAGCTTCAGTGTGAAGCTTGGTCAATCCACCGGCGTACTGGACGGGAAGAAGGTCTCCCTTGGAGGCACACCTTATATGGCTGATAAGCAGCTGTATGTGCCTGTCAAATTTGTAGTAGCGGCCCTTGAAGCCGGACCCGTAAGATGGGATGCCGCCATGAATACGATACGGGCCAATGGTCTGCATATGTACCGCGGTTATTCAGAAGTGTTCGACGGCGGAGTGTACTCCCAGTCGCTGGACAGCGGCGAGCTGTATCTGACAACGGTGCAGAACATTAAGCATAAGCTTGCTGTTCTCGGTAGAGGACTGGATGTAGTGGACTTTACTTTCGAGCGCACACCTGCCGGTCTGACACTGCTTCAAGTTGTCAACTCCTATGGCGAACCACATGTGCATGCGGAGTATTATACCTACCTGGTGAAGAACAACAATGTAATCCGCCAGGGCATACGAATATCCACACCTCCTTCGGCACAGCCCCGGTCTGGGCGGACGGCAAGCTGA
- a CDS encoding NAD(P)/FAD-dependent oxidoreductase, producing the protein MSLEALNERVNTDLSYLAYGGADWVRPVEHAEGHVYDVVIVGGGQSGLGAAFGLLRERISNLLIIDENRDGLEGPWETYARMVTLRTPKALTSIDLGIPSLTFRSWWEAQHGAEAWSEVDKIPRGQWMEYLRWYRQILKLPVRNEVRLMLVEPGDDGIYRLQVTRAGAQAETLLARKVVLATGIQGGGQWHVPPMIADHLPERLYAHTSRQIDFAALRGKRVGILGGGASAFDNANYALQEGAAEAQVFVRRAKLPGVNPIRQMEGSGMIERFHTLADEDKYAVISHFFQYNQPPTTDTFRRAAACPGFRLHLGSPWLKVEASGEQAVVTTPAGEFTFDYLIVSTGLLSDPALRPELRQVEPHIARWSDRYTAPAGAANPLLDAHPYLSPGFALQSRDEAGRKLLHGLFVFNYSALASCGLSASAISGLRNAIPRLVSGVADQLFQDDRQQILQAYYDYNEIEFTGQ; encoded by the coding sequence ATGAGCCTGGAAGCCTTGAATGAACGCGTGAATACGGATCTCTCGTACCTCGCCTATGGCGGCGCGGACTGGGTTCGCCCTGTGGAGCATGCCGAAGGCCATGTATATGATGTCGTCATTGTGGGCGGGGGACAGAGCGGGCTTGGTGCGGCTTTTGGCTTGCTGCGCGAACGGATCTCGAATCTGCTGATTATCGATGAGAATCGTGACGGGCTAGAGGGGCCTTGGGAGACCTATGCCCGGATGGTGACGCTGCGTACGCCCAAAGCTCTGACCTCGATTGATCTCGGCATCCCGTCGCTGACCTTCCGTTCCTGGTGGGAGGCTCAGCATGGGGCGGAGGCCTGGAGTGAGGTGGATAAAATCCCGCGCGGGCAGTGGATGGAGTATCTGCGCTGGTACCGGCAGATTCTGAAGCTGCCGGTACGTAACGAGGTGCGGCTAATGCTGGTCGAGCCTGGTGACGATGGAATCTACCGCCTTCAGGTTACAAGAGCGGGTGCGCAGGCCGAAACACTGCTGGCCCGTAAGGTGGTGCTGGCTACCGGCATTCAAGGCGGAGGGCAGTGGCATGTTCCGCCGATGATTGCAGATCATCTGCCGGAGCGCCTGTATGCCCATACCTCCCGGCAGATTGACTTCGCTGCCCTTCGCGGCAAGCGGGTGGGGATTCTCGGCGGCGGGGCGTCCGCCTTCGACAATGCGAATTACGCGCTTCAGGAGGGGGCGGCTGAGGCCCAGGTCTTCGTCCGCCGGGCGAAGCTTCCGGGGGTGAATCCGATCCGCCAGATGGAGGGATCGGGCATGATTGAGCGGTTCCATACCCTGGCGGATGAGGACAAATATGCGGTGATCTCGCATTTCTTCCAGTATAATCAGCCGCCGACAACCGATACCTTCCGCCGCGCAGCGGCATGTCCCGGCTTCCGGCTGCATCTCGGCTCGCCGTGGCTGAAGGTGGAGGCTTCGGGGGAGCAGGCGGTGGTAACTACGCCCGCCGGAGAGTTCACTTTCGACTATCTGATCGTCAGCACGGGCCTGCTTAGCGATCCTGCCCTGCGGCCGGAGCTGCGGCAGGTGGAGCCTCATATTGCCCGCTGGAGCGACCGGTACACGGCGCCTGCGGGAGCGGCGAATCCGCTGCTGGATGCGCACCCTTACCTTAGCCCCGGCTTTGCGCTTCAGAGCCGGGATGAAGCAGGCCGCAAGCTGCTGCATGGCTTATTCGTGTTCAACTATTCCGCTCTGGCCAGCTGCGGGTTATCGGCATCGGCCATCTCGGGCCTACGGAATGCGATTCCGAGACTGGTCAGCGGTGTGGCTGACCAGCTCTTCCAGGATGACCGGCAGCAGATCCTCCAGGCTTATTATGATTACAATGAGATTGAATTTACAGGCCAATAA
- a CDS encoding S8 family peptidase: MKSKPSWARRHAAKLNRPLKHKIRRAYSTVATKAAIPVIIQFRQPLTPARLRELRKHLGRHVLPVKHHLRLHQAVASQVSLKCLEYVCRWNGVHKVYLDGIKKATLNIATPSIGATAVRRSRGLTGKGINIAVLDTGVYPHPDLTRPVNRILAFKDYINHRKCPYDDNGHGTHITGDAAGNGWSSRGKYRGPAPEAGIVGIKVLDKYGDGYDSTIIKAIEYCITHRKKLRLRILSMSFGGPVAPHIKDDLLVQAVEKAVKAGLTVVIAAGNAGPRRRTIESPGISPSAITVGAVNDRRTLTQKDDRIAVYSSRGPAPGGRVKPDLVAPGDSVISLRAPGSQLVRELPRNKVGKRYFKLSGTSISTPIVSGAAAQLLQLAPCLTPRQVKLLLKRNAFPLRLKPNTGGSGEIDVRFLKRRCSPKKPHKVRL; encoded by the coding sequence ATGAAGAGTAAACCATCATGGGCCAGGCGTCACGCCGCCAAGCTCAATCGGCCCCTAAAGCATAAGATCCGCAGAGCTTATTCCACTGTTGCTACAAAAGCAGCTATACCGGTGATCATACAGTTCAGACAACCGCTTACTCCGGCGCGGCTCCGCGAACTAAGGAAGCATCTGGGACGGCATGTCCTCCCGGTCAAGCATCATCTGCGGCTTCATCAGGCCGTGGCTTCACAGGTATCCCTGAAATGTCTGGAGTATGTATGCCGCTGGAACGGAGTCCATAAAGTCTATCTGGACGGCATTAAGAAAGCTACGCTCAACATTGCAACTCCATCCATAGGCGCTACAGCAGTTAGACGTTCAAGAGGGCTTACCGGCAAAGGCATCAACATCGCTGTGCTCGATACCGGTGTCTATCCGCATCCCGACCTGACCCGGCCGGTGAACCGCATTCTGGCGTTCAAGGATTATATCAATCACCGGAAATGCCCGTATGATGACAACGGACACGGCACGCATATCACCGGGGATGCCGCCGGTAACGGCTGGTCCAGCCGGGGCAAGTACCGGGGACCCGCGCCGGAAGCGGGAATTGTCGGAATCAAGGTGCTCGATAAGTATGGGGACGGCTATGACTCCACCATTATCAAGGCCATTGAATACTGCATTACCCACCGCAAAAAGCTGAGGCTGCGCATCCTCTCCATGTCCTTCGGCGGACCGGTGGCTCCGCATATCAAGGATGACCTTCTCGTTCAGGCCGTTGAAAAAGCCGTCAAAGCCGGCCTCACCGTAGTCATCGCCGCCGGCAATGCCGGCCCTAGGCGCCGGACCATTGAGTCCCCAGGGATCAGCCCCTCCGCGATCACCGTCGGTGCTGTCAATGACCGCCGGACGCTGACGCAGAAGGATGACCGGATCGCTGTCTATTCCAGCCGCGGGCCCGCCCCCGGCGGCAGAGTGAAGCCGGATCTGGTCGCCCCCGGCGATTCAGTGATCTCGCTGCGCGCCCCCGGCTCCCAGCTGGTCCGTGAATTGCCGCGCAATAAGGTCGGCAAGCGGTATTTCAAGCTGTCCGGCACCAGCATCTCCACGCCCATCGTGTCCGGTGCCGCCGCACAGCTGCTCCAGCTTGCGCCTTGTCTTACGCCGCGCCAGGTGAAGCTCTTGCTGAAGCGTAACGCCTTCCCTCTCCGCCTGAAGCCTAATACCGGCGGAAGCGGGGAGATCGACGTACGATTCCTGAAACGGCGCTGCTCCCCCAAGAAACCCCACAAAGTGAGACTTTAG
- a CDS encoding UbiD family decarboxylase gives MSYRNMEECIIDLEKHGHLIRIHEEVDPHLEMAAIHMKVYEAGGPALLFENVRGSKYRAVSNLFGTIERSKFIFRDTWESSQAVIALRSNPMKALKQPLRYIGTGLAARKALPIKKGSGVPAGFEEIQISDLPQIKHWQGDGGAFVTLPQVYSEDPDKPGIMNSNLGMYRIQLSGNEYELNKEVGVHYQIHRGIGIHQAHANRRGEPLKVSCFIGGPPAHTLSAVMPLPEDLSEMTFAGLLSGRHFRYSYVDGFCVSSDADFVITGEIHPGETKPEGPFGDHLGYYSLTHPFPVMRVHKVYAKKGAIFPFTVVGRPPQEDTAFGELIHELTGGAIRSEIPGVKEVHAIDAAGVHPLLFAIGSERYTPYQQLKQPAELLTISNRILGTGQLSLAKYLFITAEEDKPVSTHDIAGFLTYILERINLRRDIHFQTNTTIDTLDYSGTGINSGSKVVFAAVGEKKRSLCTEVPEVLQRVDRGWGPAAMIMPGIVAMQGKPFRDYSSAAEEISALSAAIAAQGALDSCPMIILCDDSSFMSESLNNFLWATFTRSNPSHDIHGVNSTVEHKHWACDNVIIDARVKPHQAPPLIPDPEVQRRIERVFSEGASLGGLRRP, from the coding sequence ATGTCATATCGCAATATGGAAGAATGTATTATTGACCTGGAGAAGCACGGGCATTTAATTCGCATACATGAAGAGGTGGACCCGCATCTGGAGATGGCGGCGATACATATGAAGGTCTATGAGGCAGGCGGTCCCGCTCTGCTGTTCGAGAATGTCCGGGGCTCGAAGTACCGTGCAGTCTCGAATCTGTTCGGAACGATCGAGCGCAGCAAGTTCATCTTCCGCGACACATGGGAATCTTCGCAGGCGGTCATCGCTTTGCGCAGCAATCCCATGAAGGCGCTCAAACAGCCTTTAAGGTATATCGGTACAGGCCTTGCCGCCCGCAAAGCGCTGCCTATCAAGAAGGGCAGCGGCGTGCCTGCCGGGTTCGAGGAGATTCAAATCTCCGATCTTCCGCAGATTAAGCACTGGCAGGGCGACGGAGGGGCGTTCGTCACGCTTCCGCAGGTGTACTCCGAAGATCCCGATAAGCCGGGCATTATGAACTCCAATCTGGGGATGTACCGGATCCAGCTTAGCGGCAATGAATATGAGCTGAATAAGGAAGTGGGCGTCCATTACCAGATTCACCGCGGCATCGGCATTCATCAGGCCCACGCGAACAGACGCGGCGAGCCGCTTAAGGTTAGCTGCTTCATCGGCGGTCCCCCTGCGCATACGCTCTCGGCGGTGATGCCGCTGCCGGAGGACTTAAGTGAAATGACCTTTGCCGGGCTACTCTCGGGGCGTCATTTCCGCTACAGCTATGTAGACGGCTTCTGCGTCAGCAGCGATGCCGACTTCGTGATTACCGGAGAGATTCATCCCGGGGAGACGAAGCCGGAGGGGCCGTTCGGCGATCATCTGGGCTACTATAGCCTGACTCACCCGTTTCCGGTGATGAGAGTACACAAGGTTTACGCCAAAAAAGGGGCCATCTTCCCCTTCACGGTGGTCGGCCGTCCACCGCAGGAGGACACTGCCTTTGGAGAGCTCATCCATGAGCTGACCGGCGGGGCGATCCGCTCGGAGATTCCCGGCGTGAAGGAGGTACATGCGATAGATGCTGCGGGCGTGCACCCGCTGCTGTTCGCGATCGGCAGTGAACGGTATACCCCGTATCAGCAGCTTAAGCAGCCTGCAGAGCTGCTGACGATCAGCAACCGGATTCTCGGAACCGGCCAGCTCAGTCTGGCGAAATATCTGTTCATCACTGCAGAAGAGGACAAGCCGGTCAGCACGCATGATATCGCCGGGTTCCTGACTTACATCCTGGAGCGGATCAATCTGCGCCGCGATATTCACTTCCAGACGAACACAACGATCGATACGCTGGATTATTCCGGCACCGGGATCAACAGCGGAAGCAAGGTGGTCTTCGCAGCCGTAGGGGAAAAGAAGCGGAGCTTGTGTACGGAGGTGCCTGAGGTTCTTCAGCGGGTAGACCGGGGCTGGGGTCCGGCGGCCATGATTATGCCGGGCATCGTTGCCATGCAGGGGAAGCCGTTCCGGGATTACTCCTCGGCGGCAGAGGAAATCTCCGCTCTGAGTGCTGCCATTGCAGCGCAGGGGGCGCTTGATTCCTGCCCGATGATTATTCTGTGCGATGACAGCAGCTTCATGTCGGAGTCGCTGAACAACTTCCTGTGGGCGACCTTCACGCGCAGCAATCCTTCCCATGACATCCATGGGGTGAACAGCACGGTAGAGCATAAGCACTGGGCCTGTGATAATGTGATTATCGACGCCCGGGTGAAGCCGCATCAGGCGCCGCCGTTAATTCCTGACCCCGAGGTGCAGCGGAGGATTGAGCGGGTATTTAGTGAAGGAGCAAGCTTGGGTGGACTGCGGCGGCCGTAG
- a CDS encoding IS110 family transposase, with protein MDAVRMCCAGLDVHQETVVACVLKGPIELKPQCHLKTFGTTTKELLGLQDWLSEHGCREVVMESTGVLWKPVWNILEGSCDLVLANAQRVKNTPGRKSDMQDARWLAQLHRCGLIEGSMVPEQDIRDLRDLTRYRSKMVQAVTAEKNRIHKILQDANIKLTTFMSDLYGVSGRGLLQKIMDGEVIDEMTVKSLVKTRLKKKVPQLLDALNGKLRRHHREMIRDHWDHLVYLEKRITELEARIEAKAEPYLEKIEQIDSIPGIERTSAVTIFAEVGPHVAEMFPSDAQFASWAGVCPGNNESAGKRRKSKTMQGNKHLKGALCQAAWANSRSSNRIGQFFRRIRKRRGDKKANVATAHLLIRILHALMREKRSYQEIDVSLGDETSKKNTLDRYVKYIQQLGYSVQLNPIP; from the coding sequence ATGGATGCTGTACGTATGTGTTGTGCCGGTCTGGACGTGCACCAGGAAACCGTTGTGGCCTGCGTGTTGAAAGGACCGATCGAACTGAAACCACAATGTCACCTGAAAACCTTTGGGACGACAACCAAAGAATTGCTAGGCCTGCAAGATTGGCTGAGTGAACATGGCTGCCGGGAGGTGGTGATGGAGAGCACGGGCGTGTTATGGAAACCGGTATGGAACATCTTAGAGGGCAGTTGTGATCTGGTCTTGGCCAACGCCCAGCGGGTAAAGAATACGCCGGGTCGAAAAAGTGACATGCAAGATGCGCGCTGGTTAGCGCAATTGCACCGTTGCGGGCTCATTGAAGGCAGTATGGTGCCCGAACAGGACATCCGGGATTTGCGAGACTTGACCCGTTACCGGAGTAAGATGGTGCAGGCGGTGACGGCGGAGAAAAACCGCATCCACAAAATCCTGCAGGATGCTAACATCAAGCTAACCACCTTTATGTCCGATTTATATGGGGTTTCGGGACGGGGCCTGCTCCAGAAGATCATGGACGGCGAGGTCATCGACGAAATGACAGTTAAAAGCCTGGTCAAAACCCGTTTAAAAAAGAAAGTCCCGCAGTTGCTAGACGCGCTTAATGGCAAGTTGCGCCGTCATCACCGCGAGATGATTCGAGACCACTGGGACCACTTGGTCTATTTGGAGAAAAGGATCACGGAACTGGAAGCTCGAATCGAGGCGAAGGCAGAACCGTACCTGGAGAAGATTGAACAAATTGACTCCATTCCAGGAATTGAGCGGACGTCTGCCGTGACCATCTTTGCCGAAGTGGGGCCGCATGTCGCGGAAATGTTCCCGAGTGATGCGCAGTTTGCTTCATGGGCGGGGGTGTGTCCAGGGAACAACGAAAGCGCTGGAAAGCGAAGAAAGTCAAAAACGATGCAAGGGAACAAGCATCTGAAAGGGGCCTTGTGTCAGGCGGCTTGGGCAAACTCTCGCTCCTCGAACCGGATCGGACAATTCTTTCGACGAATTCGAAAGAGACGAGGCGATAAAAAAGCAAACGTCGCCACCGCGCATTTGCTGATTCGAATCCTCCATGCCCTGATGCGGGAGAAGAGGTCATACCAAGAAATAGACGTCTCACTAGGCGATGAGACGTCCAAGAAAAACACGTTAGATAGGTACGTGAAATATATCCAGCAGTTAGGATATAGTGTTCAATTGAATCCTATCCCATAG
- a CDS encoding low temperature requirement protein A — protein MIIKKVTWLELFYDLLFVAAVSKASHVLLHVEHETLSLETLGKFVLIFIPIWWAWVGQTLFVNRYGKDTVPHRVFLIIQLFFVLIMTASLSVDFDANYLPFLIGYLGLRIMTAVQYHYVHSGESGHLRNTARYLGSRFWIGLTISACSLFFDSWLRYAVLYAGIVLDIMLPLTGRRILVKTPANTHHLLERFSLFALILLGESVVSILAVLQSSSWTGPSVGFAALTFVLIIAIWWQYYDNLEKKVDMHIQTAGQTIIYGHLFIYLSLCMLAASIQLLFLDQLHYGQMLNLLFGSVLLYFASTALVFQVYRHKQHRLGMKPLALLTLILACFYVLDLVVHVPNVLIMGELALFFTLYARITA, from the coding sequence ATGATCATCAAAAAGGTAACCTGGCTGGAGCTCTTCTACGATCTGCTGTTTGTCGCTGCGGTCTCCAAAGCCAGCCATGTGCTGCTGCATGTAGAACACGAGACCCTGTCCCTTGAGACACTGGGCAAATTCGTACTGATCTTCATTCCGATCTGGTGGGCCTGGGTCGGGCAGACGCTCTTCGTTAACCGCTATGGGAAGGATACCGTCCCGCACCGCGTGTTTCTGATCATTCAATTATTCTTCGTGCTGATCATGACGGCCAGTCTGTCTGTGGATTTCGATGCCAACTATCTGCCGTTTCTGATCGGCTACCTGGGACTCCGCATCATGACCGCCGTCCAGTACCATTATGTCCATTCCGGAGAAAGCGGGCACCTGCGGAACACGGCCCGCTATTTGGGATCGCGCTTCTGGATTGGGCTTACGATTTCGGCCTGCTCCCTGTTCTTCGATTCCTGGCTCCGGTATGCCGTGCTGTACGCCGGGATTGTGCTGGATATTATGCTCCCGCTGACCGGCCGGCGGATTCTGGTGAAGACTCCCGCCAATACCCATCATCTGCTGGAGCGCTTCTCCCTGTTCGCGTTGATCCTGCTCGGCGAATCCGTGGTCAGTATCCTCGCCGTGCTGCAGTCCAGCAGCTGGACCGGACCATCTGTCGGTTTCGCTGCGCTCACCTTTGTGCTGATCATCGCCATATGGTGGCAGTATTATGACAACCTGGAGAAGAAGGTTGATATGCATATCCAGACTGCCGGACAGACGATTATCTACGGGCATCTGTTCATTTATCTGTCGCTATGTATGCTTGCTGCGTCAATCCAGCTATTGTTCCTGGATCAGCTTCATTATGGGCAGATGCTGAACCTGTTGTTCGGCTCCGTGCTGCTCTATTTCGCTTCCACGGCACTGGTCTTTCAGGTCTACAGGCATAAGCAGCACCGGCTGGGAATGAAGCCACTGGCCCTGCTGACCCTCATTCTGGCCTGCTTCTATGTGCTGGATCTTGTAGTCCATGTACCGAATGTCCTGATCATGGGCGAGCTGGCGCTGTTCTTCACGCTGTACGCCAGAATTACTGCCTGA
- a CDS encoding amidase produces the protein MLLHKVSLTEMMSRMDEPGYSPGTVLNQYLERYRQLEPHIHAFVPEDEVEVRLDSEQALLQSMYSGDERNPALFGIPVAIKDLLHVDGLPTRAGSQLSAELLAGAQGSLVTKLRALGAVIAGKTVTEEFAYNGPIATRNPHNTAHTPGGSSAGSAAAVAAGLCPLAVGTQTLRSVIAPASFCGVVGFKPSYGRVPLDGVLLFSPSFDTVGFFTQDLPDMEAAAALLVPDWEAPAAPISRKPVLGIPKGVYMELMSAEVKGVFQAQITGLEQLGYEVRYVQMPWEDELIYGNAMLRFIEGELAREHEDRFAEHRVEYGVPVQEAILRGQQIPEEELEQYRTRQRELRRDLMELMDQEGIDLWVSPAQGGTAPKIEERNTGWAGMPAVWGFAGVPTVTLPAATLEGMPLGFQCIGRYGEDEILLAWARQLWPQLSEE, from the coding sequence ATGTTGCTTCACAAGGTATCCCTGACAGAAATGATGAGCCGGATGGATGAACCCGGATATTCACCCGGAACTGTACTTAACCAGTACTTGGAGCGTTACAGACAGCTTGAGCCGCATATCCATGCGTTTGTCCCTGAGGATGAGGTTGAAGTGCGGCTGGATTCGGAACAAGCTCTGCTGCAAAGTATGTACAGCGGAGATGAGCGTAACCCGGCCTTATTCGGCATTCCTGTAGCCATTAAGGACCTGCTCCATGTGGACGGTCTGCCGACCCGGGCGGGATCGCAGCTATCCGCTGAGCTGTTAGCCGGTGCCCAGGGGTCTCTGGTCACTAAGCTGCGTGCTCTCGGGGCCGTGATTGCAGGCAAGACGGTGACCGAGGAATTTGCCTACAACGGACCCATTGCTACGCGTAATCCGCATAACACCGCGCATACTCCCGGCGGGTCCAGTGCAGGCTCCGCCGCAGCGGTGGCTGCGGGGCTCTGTCCGCTGGCAGTGGGCACACAGACGCTGCGTTCGGTGATCGCCCCAGCGTCCTTTTGCGGAGTGGTCGGGTTCAAGCCCAGCTATGGCCGGGTTCCGCTGGATGGTGTGCTGCTGTTCTCGCCGTCTTTTGACACGGTAGGGTTCTTCACGCAAGATTTGCCTGATATGGAGGCTGCGGCAGCCTTGCTTGTCCCGGACTGGGAAGCTCCTGCTGCCCCAATCTCCCGTAAGCCGGTTCTGGGTATCCCTAAGGGAGTCTATATGGAGCTGATGAGTGCGGAAGTCAAAGGGGTGTTCCAGGCTCAGATTACAGGGCTTGAACAGCTTGGATATGAAGTCCGTTATGTCCAAATGCCGTGGGAGGATGAACTCATCTACGGCAATGCCATGCTGCGCTTCATTGAGGGTGAGCTGGCACGGGAGCATGAAGATAGATTCGCGGAGCATAGAGTAGAATACGGTGTCCCCGTGCAGGAAGCGATCCTTAGAGGACAGCAGATTCCGGAGGAGGAGCTGGAGCAGTACCGCACCCGGCAACGGGAGCTGCGGCGCGACTTGATGGAGCTTATGGACCAAGAGGGAATCGACCTGTGGGTCTCTCCGGCCCAAGGGGGGACTGCACCGAAGATCGAGGAGCGGAATACGGGCTGGGCAGGGATGCCTGCGGTCTGGGGCTTCGCGGGAGTGCCCACGGTCACTCTGCCTGCGGCAACGCTTGAAGGGATGCCGCTCGGCTTCCAGTGTATAGGGAGATATGGAGAAGACGAGATACTGTTAGCCTGGGCGCGCCAGCTATGGCCGCAGCTGTCTGAGGAGTAA